The genomic stretch CACGACCTGGCAGCGCGCGACGCGGCACAGGAAGAGGCTCGCCGCCACCGCGCCGGCCTCCGCACGGCGCTGGAGCTTGCCGACCAGCAAGCGTTGACATTGGCGCGCAGCGGGGCCGAGCTGGAAGGCGTGTTGGCCGGCCTGGCCGAACGACGCGCGGCGGTCGAGGCGCAGTCAGCCGGCGCAGACGCGGCGATCGCTCGCGAACAGGCTCGGCGTGATGCCGCCAGCGCGGCGATCGCGGCCGCCGAATCGCGAGCGGAGGAGCACGCGAGGGAGCGCGAGCGCGCTGTGGCCGCGCTCGTCGCGGCCGAGAACGACGCGCGGGCGATTCGCGCGCGGATGACTGACGAGCGTCGGTTGGCAGACGACGCCGCCCGCGACCTGACTGCGCTACAGGCGCGGCTGGAGCTGCTGGACCGCACGCATGCCAGCGGCGAGGGACTCTATGCCGGGGTTCGCGCCGTCGTCCGCGCCGTAAGGGGCGGCACGCTGGACTTGCCGGGGCTGGTCGGCGCTGTCGCCGAGGTTATCGAGACGCCGAAGGAGCTCGAGACGGCGATTGAGGTCGCCCTCGGCGGGCATCTGCAGGATCTGATCGTCGAACGCTGGGACGATGCCCGCCTCGCGATCGACTTCCTGAAACGCACCCAGAGCGGCCGAGCCACTTTCCAGCCGCTCGACACCGTTCGCGCCCCACGCCCACTGGCGCTCGAGATCCGCGACCCCGACCTCATCGGCGTCGCGTCTGAGCTGGTCGCATTTCCCGAGCGCGTCCGGCCGGTCGTCGAGCAAACAATCGGCCGGACGTTGATCGTCCGCGATCTGGACGCCACCCGACGTCTGCTCAACCGCGCGCGCGGATGGACGCTGGTGACGCTTGCCGGCGAGATCACGCGCCCATCCGGGGCAGTGACAGGCGGGGGACGGGCCAACGAGGCCGGGCTGCTGGCTCGCGAGCGCGAGCGACGCGCGCTGCCCGGTCGCGTCGCGTCCGCGATCGAGAGGCTGGCAGATATTCGCGATGAAATCTCCGTCAGCGGGCGTGAGGAGGCCAACGCTGCCGAGCGGATCGCCGCCGAGCGCAGCCGGGTCGAGTCACTCTCGGGCGCGCAACGCTCTGCCGATGCGGACCTTGCGCGATCGCGGGCAGACCTGACCACGATCGAGACGGCCATGGCCAGCGCTGGAGATCAACAACGCCACACTGCAACCCGGTTCGCCGAGCTGGACGACGCGGAGGCGCGGGCACGCGAGCAGATCACGCTGCTGCGCGCCGAGCACGACGCGCTGGCTGCCGAACGTTCCTCCCTGGCCACTCAGCTGCGCGACGCTGACACGATCGAGGTCGATCGCGCCAGCGGGCTACGCGCCACGCTGGCCGAGATACGCGAGCGACTGCGGGCAACCAACATCGCGAGCCAGCAGGCGGCCGACCGCATAGCGGCCACCGAGCGCGGCATCATCGCCCGACGCAGGGAGATCGAGCAGATCGAGTCCACGGCACAGCAGGATGCCGCAGCGGGCAACGAAATCGAGCGAGAGATTGAGCAGCTCGCGACATCACTCGACGAGGCGAACGCCGCGCTGCCGGCGCTGCGTAAGGCTCGCGACCACGTCCACGAGGCATTCGCCGGGGCGGAGCGCGCGCTGGATCTGGCAACCGAGCTGATCCGCGCCGCCGAACGCGACCGCGACCAGTCCGCTCTGCGGCTGGCCCGCGTGCAGGACGAGCAGGTGTTCCTGGTCGAGCGAATCCGAAACGACCTCGGCGTCGACGACCCGACCACGCTGGCAACAACTGGCGACAACGACGAAGCTGCGGCCGATGAGGCGGAGATTGCCCGGCTGCGCGACCGGCTGCGCCGGATGAGCGCCGTCGGCGAGGATGTGCTGGAGCAGCACGACGCGGAGTCGGCGCGTCTGGCTCACCTCCTGCGGCAACTGGAGGATGTCGAGCAGGCCGCCGGCAATCTCCGCCGGGTGCTCGCCGACCTGAACGGTCGGATGGCGACGCAGTTCAACGAGACGTTCCGCGAGGTCGCCGTCGCATTCGAGCAGACCTTCACCCGCCTGTTCGGCGGCGGGATGGCGCGGCTGGCGCTGACTACCAGCGAGGATGGCGCGGCCAGCATCGACATCGTCGCCCAGCCACCGGGTAAGCGGCTGCAGAACCTGACCGCTCTCTCCGGCGGCGAGCGCTCGCTGACTGCCGTCGCGCTGCTGATCGCGATCCAGCGAGTCAACCCCAGCCCGTTCTGCCTGCTGGACGAGGTGGACGCCGCGCTCGACGAGTCGAACGTCGTGCGCTTCCGCGACGAGCTGCGCGACCTCGCCAGCGCGACCCAGTTCGTCGTCATCACCCACAACCGCGGCACGATCGAGGGCGCGGACACACTCTACGGCGTCACGATGAGCGGCGACGGCGTCTCGCGCGTCCTCTCGCTACGTCTGGAGGAGGCCATCGAGGCCGTCGAAGCGTACGAGACAGCCTCGGCTGGCGGCTGAAGCAGCCATCCTCATCGGCACGAAATAGTTGCTGCCAATCAGGCCGGCGGCAGCCAATCGCGCACGTCCGGCTCATCCGCCAGTCGCCAGACACGGGCGACGATCGCGTCGATCTCGGCTTCCGTTGCGCCGTGGTCGTAGCCGGCCAGCAGGCGGGCCTTGTCCTCCAGCTCGCCGCGCGTCAGCGGATTGCCGGGGTCGCCCTTCGGCACATCTACCCGCGAGACGAGCGTCCGGCCATCGGTCGTCTCGACCTCGACCAGCCCGATCCACTGGCGCGGGTAGGCGGCGTCGATCTCGGGGTCGAGCGCCATCTCGACCCGGTCGTGGAACGCGCGAACCGCCGGATCGGCCAGCGCCGCCTCGGTGAAGTCGGTCACGCTCGCGTGCCCGCGCGTCGCCGCGACGGCCAGCACGAAGCCCATCGAGAACTTCGACTGGTGGATCGTGCGCGGGTCGACGACCGGCCCGAGCACATCGATCGCCCCCTGGTGGACGCGCGCCCGGACGTGGGCGATGTCGTCCGCCCGCAGCCCCTCGTCGCGCATGAGCGCGAGCAGCGCGTCGGCGGCCGGATGGGTATGGCGGCACGACGCGTGGTACTTGAACGAGGTCTCCAGCAGCGCCCAGCGCGTGCCGAGCCCGTCGGTGAGCCGGCTCGGGTCGGCGTCCTGCGACATGCCGGCCGCCATGCCCTGCGGCCCCTCCAGGATGCGGCGCGCGCCGGTCAGCCCGTCGCGGGCGACGCAGGCGGCCAGCAGGCCGTCGGCCGACGCCTTGGCGGTATGGAGCTGCTTCGAGTCGGCGGCGTCGCGGAGGAACTCCCAGAGGCCGGCCGCCTGCGTGCCGGCCGAGCCATAGGCGTGCAGCGTCTGCTCGGCGTCGAGCCCCAGCAGGCGCGCGACGCCGGCCGCCGCCGCAACCGTCCCGGCCGTGCCGGTCGTGTGAAAGATCGTGTAGTGCGAGCGACCGAGGAGCTCGCCGACCCGGATGCCCGCCTCGTAGCCCGCCACAGCCGCGACGATCAGATCGCGCCCGGACGCTCCGGTCTGCTGCGCCATCGCCAGCACCGGCGGGAAGACGACCGCGCCGGGGTGGAAGACGGAGCCGTTGTGGACGTCGTCCTGCTCGACGACGTGCGACGCCGCGCCGTTGACCAGCGCGGCGAACAGCGGCGAGGTGCGCCGCCGCGAAGTCAGCAGCTCGCTCGGCCCATCGGCCGGCCCCATCTGCTCGGCAAAGCGCTCCAGCGCCCGCACCGGCCGCGCCCCGCGCCCGGCCAGCGTCGATGCCAGCCAGTCGAGGAACAGATCCTCGGCGCGCCGGACAACCGCGCCGGGCAGGTCGGCGAATTGCAGGCCGGCAGTGAATTCCGCCAGTTCGCCAGTCGTGCCACTCATCGCTCCCCCTCCGGATGCAGCCGCGCGATCTTCGGCCCCTGGCCGCGCTTGTAGACCAGCAGCGTGCGCGTGAACTCGATCACGACCGTGCCATCCTGGTTATAGCCGGTCGTCCGCACCGTCACGATGCCGACGTTCGGCCGCGACTTCGACTCGCGCGTCGCCAGCACCTCCGACTGCGAGTAGATCGTGTCGCCCTCGAAGACAGGATTCGGCAGCCGCACCTCGTCCCAGCCGAGGTTGGCGAAGACGTTCTGTGAGACGTCGGTGACGCTCTGACCGGTGACCAGCGCCAAGGTGAAGGTGGAATCCACCAGCGGCTTGCCGAACTCGGTCTGGGCCGCGTAGTGGTGGTCGAAGTGGATCGGCGCGGTATTCTGGGTCAGCAAGGTGAACCAGATGTTGTCGGTCGTCGTCACCGTCCGTCCCAGCGGATGCTGGTAGACGTCGCCGACCACAAAGTCCTCGTAGAACCGACCTGCCCAGCCGGGCCTGATCGCCATGCGCTTCCTCCTGAACAGAATCGTCTTCGGCGCCGCCGGGCCCGGGCCGAAATCGCCGAGTCTGGCGTCGCTCGTCGACATCCATCCCTATTATGGACCGACCAGCTGCTAGAAGATCCCGAGGAAGGTGGCAACCATGGCTGTGTCTCACATCCAGGGGTGACCAGGCTATCACGCCAGAATCTACTGCCAGACATCCGATAACGAGTGTTGGTGGCAATACTTGTGATATTTAATCGAACATGAATTGTCTCTGCAATGACAAAGTCAACCACATCGTGATACGATTGTTTGCGCCAACATCACTTTGATATACCTCTTCCTGATTCAACACTATCGTTGGTATCGCGGTCAGGCCGCGAATTCGATCGGAGGACAGGATGTCGCAAGCGAAAGACGCGACGCGATTCACCCAGTCTGCCAATGACACGCTGCGCGATGAGCTGAATTGGGAGGATGTCCGGGACTTCGAATCGGCCAGTCGGGGCTTCATCGCCAGCCGTGATAACCCGGTCATCACGAATGCTGACGGCCGCCCTGTCTGGGACCTGAACGCTTTTCCGTTCCTGTCGGAAGAGACCGCTCCGCCGTCAGTCAACCCGAGCCTGTGGCGTGTGTCACGCCTCAACGCGCTCTACCATGGCCTGTTCAAGGTCACCGACGGTGTCTATCAGATCCGCGGGTTCGACCTGTCGGTCATGAGCATCATCGAGACCGATAGCGGCTACGTCGTCATCGATCCGATGATTTCGGCCGAGCCCGCGCGGGCCGGCATGGATCTTGTCTACCAGCATGTCGGACGGAAACCTGTCGTCGCGGTGATCTATACGCATTCCCACGTGGACCACTGGGGCGGTGTGAAGGGCGTTATCGACGAGGCCGACGTCAAGGCAGGCAAGATCAAGGTAATTGCCCCCGAAAACTTCGTCGAATATGCCATCAGCGAAAACGTTATCGCCGGTAACGTGATGAGCCGCCGAGCCAGCTACATGTACGGTAATCTGCTGCCGAAGGACACCAAAGGACAAGTCGGCGCCGGTCTGGGTCAGACGACGTCGGTCGGGTCAAACTCCCTCATCATCCCGACGGACTCCATCACGCATACTGGCCAGACGATGACCATCGATGGCCTTGATATCGAATTTCAGCTCACTCCCGACACCGAGGCTCCGGCTGAGATGAACTTCCTGTTTCCCCGGTATCGCGCGCTGTGCATGGCCGAAAACTGCTCGCACACTATGCACAATCTCTACACCCTTCGCGGCGCGCAGGTGCGCGATGCCAAGGCCTGGGCCTACTACATCGACGAGGCCATCGACTACTTCTCTGGCCGCTACGACGTCGTCTTCGCAAGCCATCACTGGCCCACCTGGGGCGCGGACGAGAGCACGGCCTATCTCAAGCTGCAGCGGGACATGTACAAGTACCTGCACGACGAGACACTCCGTCTCGCCAACCAGGGGTACACCCTGCTGGAGATCCCGGAGATCATCCACCTGCCGGCCGAGATCTACCGTGCCTGGCATAATCGGGGCTACTACGGCAGCATCAACCACAACGTCAAGGCGATCTACCAGCGCTATCTCGGCTTCTTCGATGGCAACCCGGCGACCCTGCACCCCCTCCCGCCCGAGGCCGCCGGCCGGAAGTACGTGGAGTTCATGGGCGGCGCCGACGCGCTGCTCGCCAACGCTCGCAGGGCCTTCGACCAGGGCGAGTACCGTTGGGTGGCGCAGGTGGTCAACCACCTCGTGTTCGCCGACCCGGACAACGAGGCCGCTCGTGATCTCCAGGCCGACGCGCTGGAGCAGTTGGGATACCAGGCCGAGTCGGGGCCATGGCGCAACTTCTATCTGAGCGCGGCCAAGGAGCTGCGCGATGGCGTGATCGACATCGCAACGCCCAAGTCCACGAATCCCGACATCGTACGGGCAACGCCACTGGACATGTTCTTCGACCTGCTGGCGGTGCGGCTCATTGGCGAGAAGGCCGAGGACACGGTCATCACCCTCAATGCCCACTTCACTGACATCGACGAGCAGTACGTGCTGCGCATCGAACATGGGGTGTTGAACTACGCCAAGGGTCGCCAGGCCGACGATGCCGATGCCACCCTCACGACAACTCGCGTCGTCCTGGACGCCGTCGTGCTGGGCGAGGCGACAATGGCCGACAAGCTGGCGACGGGGCAGGCCCGCATCGACGGGGATCCAGCAAAGCTGGTCGAGTTCCTGTCGATGCTGGATACGTTCGAGTTCTGGTTCAACATCGTAACGCCGTAACCCGTATCCAGGTCAGGCGCTTTGCCTTCCAGTGTCGCCAGCTCTGGCGGGCAAAGCGCGTGAGCCAGTCCGAACCGACTGGCCCAGCGGGCACGGAGGCCAGGGTCAGCGTACCTTCTATTCGCATGGTAATTCACGAATTGGTGGCCACCGATGGTATTGCGCCGACGACGTGACGCGCGCGACGAAGCTCGTAGCGCGAGAACCCGCTACCAGATGAGACAGAAGCTGATCAGCATCGGCGACGACTTCTGGATCGAGGACGACCGGGGACAGCGTGTCTTCAAGGTGGACGGCAAGGCGCTTCGAATCCGTCAGACCCTGATCATCGAGGACATGAACGGCAGAGCGCTGTGCAGGATCCAGGAGCGCATGCTGCGAGTCAGGGACACGATGGAGATCGAAGGGCCAGACGGGCAGCGAGTGGCAATGGTCAAGAAGGCACTCATCTCGCCCATCCGCAACCGTTGGGCTGTCAAGATCGGCGATGGACCTGACCTCGCGATCCGGGGCAATATCGTGAACCACGAATACACCATCGGCGATGGATCCAATCTCGTCGCCGAGGTCTCCAGGAAATGGTTCCGTGTGCGGGATAGCTACGGCGTTCAGATCGAGCCAGACCAGGATGACGTGCTGATTCTGGCGATAACCGTTGCCATCGACATGATGCGCTAGCGCCGTACGCTGCTCGCGCCGACGGGACAGTTCATGGCAAAGCGACCACGCGGCAAGGGCCAGTGGCAGTCGGATCTGGTGGCCGGCTTTACCTTCGCGGCCGTCAACATCCCCCAGGGCATGGCCAACGGCGCTCTGGCGACGGTCAATCCGGTGTTGGGCCTCTACAGCCTGATGATCGCGACACCTATCGCCGCCCTGTTCTCCGGCGCAGTCTTCTTGAACGTCTCGACCACCAGCGCCCTCTCGGCGGCAACGGCGAGCGCGCTGGTGTCTGTTCCCGGCGAGCAGCGAACGGCGGCGCTCGTCACACTCGTGCTGGCGATGGGGCTGTTTCAGCTGGTGCTGGGCGTCCGGAAGCTGGGCTGGCTGATCCGCTACGTGCCCAACTCGGTGATGATCGGATTCACGAATGGCGTGGCCATCCTGATCATCCTGGGGCAACTGGGCGACCTGACCGGTTTTCGAAGCGGCCAGAACAATGCCGTGTTCCGGGCGCTAGACCTGGTGATTCACTTCCAGCATGTCCAGCTGAGCATCTTCGCAGTTGGCGCGCTCACGCTGGTCGCCATCCTGATGCTCCAACGCAGCCTGCTCAGGAATTATGCGTTGCTCCTCGCGCTGCTCCTCGCCAGCGCCGTCGTCTTTCTGCTCGACACAGACCAGATTCTCATTGTCCGCGATATCGCCGAGATTCCCCGCGCCCTCCCCAGCCTCAGGCTACCCGTGCCCCTGCTGAACATCAACCTGATCGTCTCGGGAATGGCGCTGGCCATCGTCGGGCTCGTGCAGGGCGCGGGGGTGAGCCAGACCTACCGGAACCCGGACGGCAAATACGCGGACACGTCTCGCGACTTTCTGGGGCAAGGAGTCGCGAACATGGCAACCAGCCTGGTGCAGGGCATTCCCACCGGCGGGTCCATGTCTGGCTCCGCGTTGATGGTCCAGGCCGGCCAGCGGACCCGCCGGGCGAATGTCGTTGCCGGTGTCTTCGTCGCCGGGCTCGTGCTGCTGTTTGGCAACCTCATCGGGCTGATTCCACAAGCAGCGCTGGCTGCCCTGTTGATCGTGGTTGGCTTCCAGCTGCTGACGATTCCCCAGATGCTCACGGTGGCTCGCACCGGACAGATCCCGATGGTCGCGATGCTGATCACATTTGCAGCGACCCTCTTCGTCCCCCTCCAGTACGCCGTCTTCACCGGGGTAGCCGTCTCGATCCTGCTGGCTGTGTTTCAAATGGCCAACAAGGTCAATCTCGTCGAGATCGTTCTCATGCCTGACGGGTTCCTTGAAGAAGCGCCCGCCCCCGCGCAACTGCCCAGCAACAAGACGACAGTCCTGTATATCTACGGCAGCACCTACTTCGCCGCGGCCTCGACGCTGGAGACCCTCCTGCCGAGCGCGGAGGACGCCCGCCATGCG from Thermomicrobiales bacterium encodes the following:
- the smc gene encoding chromosome segregation protein SMC, with the translated sequence MTVLLKRLDIQGFKSFATATPFVFDRGITAIIGPNGSGKSNVAEALRWVLGEQGHANLRSRRTDDVIFAGSDKRAQQALAEVVLTLDNTDGDLPLPFSEITVTRRAFRGGENQYLINGSRVRLKDVQQLVAPIGQSYTIIGQGLVDAALSQRPEERRGLFEHAAGIAGLRLRANDAERGLAEASANSVRLRDILSELEPRVRQLERQAKMAREYGAVRDRLHDLQRRHYYALWAESTAKVTAERDALDTSDDAFSERERAHTIAAQRLAELRNEDRRLSDDLAALTQRAADRDRAASDARHRLELLDSRTRSADQRAADIRERCAELERENAAAIAQSTGLAHDRERLSAEVATLEHDLAARDAAQEEARRHRAGLRTALELADQQALTLARSGAELEGVLAGLAERRAAVEAQSAGADAAIAREQARRDAASAAIAAAESRAEEHARERERAVAALVAAENDARAIRARMTDERRLADDAARDLTALQARLELLDRTHASGEGLYAGVRAVVRAVRGGTLDLPGLVGAVAEVIETPKELETAIEVALGGHLQDLIVERWDDARLAIDFLKRTQSGRATFQPLDTVRAPRPLALEIRDPDLIGVASELVAFPERVRPVVEQTIGRTLIVRDLDATRRLLNRARGWTLVTLAGEITRPSGAVTGGGRANEAGLLARERERRALPGRVASAIERLADIRDEISVSGREEANAAERIAAERSRVESLSGAQRSADADLARSRADLTTIETAMASAGDQQRHTATRFAELDDAEARAREQITLLRAEHDALAAERSSLATQLRDADTIEVDRASGLRATLAEIRERLRATNIASQQAADRIAATERGIIARRREIEQIESTAQQDAAAGNEIEREIEQLATSLDEANAALPALRKARDHVHEAFAGAERALDLATELIRAAERDRDQSALRLARVQDEQVFLVERIRNDLGVDDPTTLATTGDNDEAAADEAEIARLRDRLRRMSAVGEDVLEQHDAESARLAHLLRQLEDVEQAAGNLRRVLADLNGRMATQFNETFREVAVAFEQTFTRLFGGGMARLALTTSEDGAASIDIVAQPPGKRLQNLTALSGGERSLTAVALLIAIQRVNPSPFCLLDEVDAALDESNVVRFRDELRDLASATQFVVITHNRGTIEGADTLYGVTMSGDGVSRVLSLRLEEAIEAVEAYETASAGG
- a CDS encoding MmgE/PrpD family protein, which gives rise to MSGTTGELAEFTAGLQFADLPGAVVRRAEDLFLDWLASTLAGRGARPVRALERFAEQMGPADGPSELLTSRRRTSPLFAALVNGAASHVVEQDDVHNGSVFHPGAVVFPPVLAMAQQTGASGRDLIVAAVAGYEAGIRVGELLGRSHYTIFHTTGTAGTVAAAAGVARLLGLDAEQTLHAYGSAGTQAAGLWEFLRDAADSKQLHTAKASADGLLAACVARDGLTGARRILEGPQGMAAGMSQDADPSRLTDGLGTRWALLETSFKYHASCRHTHPAADALLALMRDEGLRADDIAHVRARVHQGAIDVLGPVVDPRTIHQSKFSMGFVLAVAATRGHASVTDFTEAALADPAVRAFHDRVEMALDPEIDAAYPRQWIGLVEVETTDGRTLVSRVDVPKGDPGNPLTRGELEDKARLLAGYDHGATEAEIDAIVARVWRLADEPDVRDWLPPA
- a CDS encoding MaoC family dehydratase, with the protein product MAIRPGWAGRFYEDFVVGDVYQHPLGRTVTTTDNIWFTLLTQNTAPIHFDHHYAAQTEFGKPLVDSTFTLALVTGQSVTDVSQNVFANLGWDEVRLPNPVFEGDTIYSQSEVLATRESKSRPNVGIVTVRTTGYNQDGTVVIEFTRTLLVYKRGQGPKIARLHPEGER
- a CDS encoding alkyl sulfatase dimerization domain-containing protein codes for the protein MSQAKDATRFTQSANDTLRDELNWEDVRDFESASRGFIASRDNPVITNADGRPVWDLNAFPFLSEETAPPSVNPSLWRVSRLNALYHGLFKVTDGVYQIRGFDLSVMSIIETDSGYVVIDPMISAEPARAGMDLVYQHVGRKPVVAVIYTHSHVDHWGGVKGVIDEADVKAGKIKVIAPENFVEYAISENVIAGNVMSRRASYMYGNLLPKDTKGQVGAGLGQTTSVGSNSLIIPTDSITHTGQTMTIDGLDIEFQLTPDTEAPAEMNFLFPRYRALCMAENCSHTMHNLYTLRGAQVRDAKAWAYYIDEAIDYFSGRYDVVFASHHWPTWGADESTAYLKLQRDMYKYLHDETLRLANQGYTLLEIPEIIHLPAEIYRAWHNRGYYGSINHNVKAIYQRYLGFFDGNPATLHPLPPEAAGRKYVEFMGGADALLANARRAFDQGEYRWVAQVVNHLVFADPDNEAARDLQADALEQLGYQAESGPWRNFYLSAAKELRDGVIDIATPKSTNPDIVRATPLDMFFDLLAVRLIGEKAEDTVITLNAHFTDIDEQYVLRIEHGVLNYAKGRQADDADATLTTTRVVLDAVVLGEATMADKLATGQARIDGDPAKLVEFLSMLDTFEFWFNIVTP
- a CDS encoding LURP-one-related family protein → MRQKLISIGDDFWIEDDRGQRVFKVDGKALRIRQTLIIEDMNGRALCRIQERMLRVRDTMEIEGPDGQRVAMVKKALISPIRNRWAVKIGDGPDLAIRGNIVNHEYTIGDGSNLVAEVSRKWFRVRDSYGVQIEPDQDDVLILAITVAIDMMR
- a CDS encoding SulP family inorganic anion transporter, whose amino-acid sequence is MAKRPRGKGQWQSDLVAGFTFAAVNIPQGMANGALATVNPVLGLYSLMIATPIAALFSGAVFLNVSTTSALSAATASALVSVPGEQRTAALVTLVLAMGLFQLVLGVRKLGWLIRYVPNSVMIGFTNGVAILIILGQLGDLTGFRSGQNNAVFRALDLVIHFQHVQLSIFAVGALTLVAILMLQRSLLRNYALLLALLLASAVVFLLDTDQILIVRDIAEIPRALPSLRLPVPLLNINLIVSGMALAIVGLVQGAGVSQTYRNPDGKYADTSRDFLGQGVANMATSLVQGIPTGGSMSGSALMVQAGQRTRRANVVAGVFVAGLVLLFGNLIGLIPQAALAALLIVVGFQLLTIPQMLTVARTGQIPMVAMLITFAATLFVPLQYAVFTGVAVSILLAVFQMANKVNLVEIVLMPDGFLEEAPAPAQLPSNKTTVLYIYGSTYFAAASTLETLLPSAEDARHAVVILSLRGSGEVGSTFLTVVRRYAEALRASECELMLAGVDEHLYDQMERTHLLSWLGPDKVFRVQPRLGAAVEQAMEAANVWMATQSAAPDTEGRAPTGQ